A genomic region of Dreissena polymorpha isolate Duluth1 chromosome 4, UMN_Dpol_1.0, whole genome shotgun sequence contains the following coding sequences:
- the LOC127879035 gene encoding uncharacterized protein LOC127879035, with amino-acid sequence MNGTEVQPRDGYDIELYGISNGSFYGIHIPAILCIVTSFTCAVATLVLSFKSNSYRTFFTSWSKGNRFVVYLAICDGLFNIAHFTDHMHIVIARSHVYPRGLCEFYAFTLAVFITAQNLLVNIVAINAFLLVRSDKNIYFGTTDWRLLLWIFGAPFVGAIIAAGLGTFGPNGTFCYFDKVKGRITQIWFTTVPILVIFVVNAVLYFLTWLKIHRQTSNINKTSGKMSTTRTTSIRSAQAMSLFVVAFFIQWTAMGVFGLWGLFVAEVPQPIHHFVVILSNTGGTLNLVVFLIIRRRRLGIWKSNTRTSSLATKNNADKSKAMTEENDKAANDTPF; translated from the exons ATGAACGGCACGGAAGTTCAACCTCGTGACGGCTATGATATTGAACTATATGGAATATCTAACGGTTCATTCTACGGCATCCACATTCCAGCAATACTATGCATCGTAACGAGCTTCACGTGTGCCGTGGCAACTCTTGTGCTTTCCTTCAAAAGCAATAGTTACCGGACATTTTTCACAAGCTGGTCCAAGGGTAATAGATTTGTAGTCTACTTGGCGATATGTGATGGGCTGTTCAATATTGCCCACTTTACGGACCACATGCACATTGTGATCGCAAGAAGTCACGTTTATCCAAGAGGTCTGTGTGAATTTTACGCCTTTACATTGGCCGTATTTATCACAGCACAGAACCTTTTGGTGAACATCGTTGCAATAAATGCTTTTTTATTAGTGAGATcagacaaaaatatatatttcggTACGACTGACTGGCGGCTCCTACTTTGGATATTTGGCGCTCCGTTTGTCGGGGCGATCATAGCCGCAGGCCTTGGGACGTTTGGACCAAACGGAACATT CTGTTACTTCGATAAAGTGAAAGGAAGAATTACTCAGATATGGTTCACCACTGTGCCAATACTGGTTATCTTTGTGGTGAACGCAGTCCTCTACTTTCTGACTTGGCTCAAAATACACCGGCAGACGtcaaatatcaacaaaacatCTGGCAAGATGTCAACCACGCGGACGACTAGTATCCGCTCTGCTCAAGCCATGTCGCTGTTTGTGGTGGCATTCTTCATTCAGTGGACGGCCATGGGCGTCTTCGGTCTGTGGGGCCTGTTCGTGGCGGAGGTTCCACAACCCATTCATCACTTTGTTGTCATACTGTCGAATACAGGAG GTACCCTTAATCTCGTCGTCTTCCTGATCATACGACGCAGACGACTCGGAATTTGGAAGTCTAACACAAGAACCAGTTCTTTGGCAACTAAAAACAACGCTGATAAAAGTAAAGCTATGACGGAGGAAAACGACAAGGCTGCAAATGATACCCCCTTTTAA